From a region of the Pseudomonadota bacterium genome:
- a CDS encoding NifB/NifX family molybdenum-iron cluster-binding protein produces MKIAFTTSGEDLNAPLDTRFGRAPKFLVYDLDSATFEVVDNRQNLNAAQGAGIQSAQTVARLGVQAVVSGHCGPKAFGVLAAAGIKIYNCDAPTIAMALDQYRSNKLVEAKSSDVESHWA; encoded by the coding sequence ATGAAGATAGCGTTCACGACCTCAGGGGAGGACCTCAATGCCCCGCTGGACACCCGTTTCGGACGTGCGCCCAAGTTTCTCGTCTACGATCTGGACAGCGCGACATTCGAGGTGGTCGACAACCGGCAGAACCTCAACGCGGCGCAGGGTGCCGGTATCCAGTCCGCGCAGACGGTCGCCCGGCTCGGCGTGCAGGCGGTGGTGAGCGGGCATTGCGGCCCGAAGGCCTTTGGCGTACTTGCGGCCGCGGGGATCAAAATCTACAACTGCGACGCCCCGACCATCGCCATGGCCCTCGATCAATACCGCTCAAACAAACTGGTCGAGGCAAAATCGTCGGACGTGGAAAGCCACTGGGCATGA